TTTTATAAATAAACGGACTAAATTTGCTGTTTTATATGCTGCAATTCCCGCAGTTACTCCTAATAAAACTTTTTTCCCGTTAAGTACAGACATTCTTACTTCTTGTCTGAATTTCTAAAATAAATTTTCTCTTCTAACCACTCTTCCACTGCAATTGCATGTGGCTTAGGTAAGCGTTCGTAGAATTTTGAAACTTCTATTTGCTCTTTGTTTTCAAATACTTCTTCTAAGCTATCGTTATACGTAGCAAACTCATCTAATTTATCTATTAATTCTTTCTTAAGATCAGAATTAATTTGTGTAGCTCTTTTCGCTATAATCGAAATAGCTTCATAGATGTTGTCTGTAGGAGTTTCTATTACCTCTTTGTTGTAAGTTACTGTA
The sequence above is a segment of the Tenacibaculum sp. 190130A14a genome. Coding sequences within it:
- a CDS encoding DNA-directed RNA polymerase subunit omega, whose translation is MDYKETKAPVSTVTYNKEVIETPTDNIYEAISIIAKRATQINSDLKKELIDKLDEFATYNDSLEEVFENKEQIEVSKFYERLPKPHAIAVEEWLEEKIYFRNSDKK